The DNA window TTATTCCAAAAACGATAAGGACCATACTGGGCGGCAGCAGAACACCCAGCGTGCCGGCGATGGCCACAATCCCCGTAGAAAGCTTTCGGGAGTAGCCGAACCGGTCCATCTCCGGAACGGCGACACTGGCGAAGGTGGCAGCCGTGGCGGCCACGGACCCGCAGATTGCCTTGAAGATGGTCGCTCCTACGATCGTAGCTACGGCCAGCCCCCCGGGAATATGGCCCGCAAACTTATGAGCACCGTCATAAAGCCTCTTGGCAATCCCGGCATTGAAGGCGATCTGTCCCATCAAGACAAAAAGGGGCATGACCGTCAAGGCGTAGGAAGACAGGGTATCAAAGAAATCGTTGGCAAACATGTCAATTGCCGTACTGAACCCATAGAGATAGGCGTATCCGGCAACGCCGGTGATGGCCATGGCAAAGGCCAGCTCAATGCCGGTCAGGAACAGGCTCAGTAATACCAGGAGAGCAATGAAACAAACCGTAAGTTCACTCATGGCCCCCTCCTGCAAATTCTCCGGTTATAAATTCCCGGATCATGAGAAAAAAAAGAACAACGCTTTCCACAAAGGCGCAAAGGGCTAAGCCAAAGGCAATAGGGTAGAAGATAACCTGGAGACCCGGTGTTACCTCCCCCCCTCTATACAGTTCCAGGCCTTTATTTATAAGTCCGTAACCCAGAAGGATGAAGAGCCCAATGCCGAGAGACCTCGTGAAAAGGCTCAGCCATCGCCGAACCCCCTTGCCGAGTTGATCGGTAAGAAATTCGACAGCGATATTATGGTACACCAGAGATGTCCTGGGCATGGCAAAGGCTATAGCCACGGCACCGCCAAAAGCGACAACCTCGTAGGCCCCCATAAAAGGGTGGCCGAGGTATCGGAGCACAACGTCGGTAACCGTCAGGAACATCATGAACACCAATGTGGCTGCTGCCACCATATCCATGGCTCCAGTCAAACGCACGGCCAGTTTTTGTAATCCTCCCATTTTCCCTCCGCTATTCGGATTGAATGCTTCTATAGCCACCCCG is part of the Deltaproteobacteria bacterium genome and encodes:
- a CDS encoding TRAP transporter small permease; its protein translation is MGGLQKLAVRLTGAMDMVAAATLVFMMFLTVTDVVLRYLGHPFMGAYEVVAFGGAVAIAFAMPRTSLVYHNIAVEFLTDQLGKGVRRWLSLFTRSLGIGLFILLGYGLINKGLELYRGGEVTPGLQVIFYPIAFGLALCAFVESVVLFFLMIREFITGEFAGGGHE